The following proteins come from a genomic window of Candidatus Babeliales bacterium:
- a CDS encoding NAD-dependent epimerase/dehydratase family protein, with the protein MKHTLNFNVLTIIKIIVALVLQHNIFLQSHSLSNEPACFYKNIPVLVTGGCGFIGSHLVEKLVELGAQVSILDDLSSGNEANISVVADKVTLLRSSITDFETCLAATKNKEIIFHLAAFISVPASVDNPYNCHETNVTGTHNLLEAARINNVKRFVFSSTCAIYGDSQLQCNEEMKSTPTSPYGFSKLIGETYCKEYTKVFNMETVIMRYFNVYGPRQNPHACYAGVIAKFTHNMEHDLPITIFGDGTQTRDYVPVHTVVEANIFLGMCEKNHIQGEVFNIATERSITVLELVDILRKKYTLYKGNIIFMPARAGDVKHVAADCSKYMNLYNRMTYVSTY; encoded by the coding sequence ATGAAGCATACTCTTAATTTTAATGTATTGACTATTATAAAAATAATAGTCGCGCTCGTCTTACAACACAATATTTTCTTGCAATCACATTCATTATCTAACGAACCTGCTTGTTTTTATAAAAACATTCCCGTTTTAGTCACAGGAGGATGTGGTTTTATTGGATCTCATCTTGTCGAAAAATTAGTTGAACTCGGAGCACAAGTATCAATTTTGGATGATTTAAGCTCTGGTAACGAAGCAAATATATCTGTTGTAGCTGATAAAGTTACCTTACTACGTAGCAGCATCACCGATTTTGAAACATGTCTTGCGGCAACCAAAAATAAAGAAATTATTTTTCATCTTGCCGCATTTATATCGGTGCCTGCGTCCGTTGACAATCCTTACAACTGCCATGAAACAAATGTTACAGGAACACATAACTTACTTGAAGCCGCACGAATTAACAATGTAAAACGATTTGTCTTTTCATCTACGTGCGCTATATATGGCGACTCTCAGTTGCAATGTAATGAGGAAATGAAATCAACTCCCACATCTCCTTATGGTTTTTCAAAACTAATTGGAGAAACATATTGCAAAGAATATACAAAAGTGTTCAATATGGAAACAGTGATAATGCGCTATTTTAATGTTTATGGTCCTCGCCAAAATCCTCATGCATGCTATGCAGGTGTTATTGCAAAATTTACACATAATATGGAACATGATCTTCCTATCACTATTTTTGGTGATGGTACCCAAACACGCGACTATGTACCTGTGCATACTGTTGTTGAAGCAAATATATTTCTTGGCATGTGCGAAAAAAATCATATTCAAGGAGAAGTCTTCAATATAGCAACGGAAAGAAGTATTACTGTGCTCGAACTAGTAGATATACTCAGAAAAAAATATACTCTTTATAAAGGTAATATTATATTTATGCCTGCACGAGCAGGAGATGTAAAACATGTTGCTGCTGATTGTTCAAAATATATGAATTTATACAATCGAATGACATACGTATCAACTTATTAG
- a CDS encoding LicD family protein: protein MTITLLLAAIFFISNSQTTTAMPPRLDQFDHIVTTEPWLLKDESSPHIDRKKIIKNNALMPEAWYLHLYQLMKDTHELFTLYKLEYWIQGGTLLGTVRHKGIIPWDDDIDINLKLDDKELFISLIPLLETLGYEVSPVWFGYKIAAHEVFTFGDKKGAPCIDIFFTIEKDGKVYYDKHWMKRDDEPIYITKEELYPLKIYSFGETITLGPNNPVPYLNASFSPDWPHYARIWNHFSHIQEERELTQDDMIAAQPTGPLLDRVLTNPMNSIRIYASMVGDLFHYGHVTFLKQARTLGTHLIVGIIPDDVATTYKRQPILRQEERIKVISGCQYVNEIIANAPLAITKDFIAQHNIDFVVHGDDFTQEQLQTYFADAIALNIMRITPYTKGISTTQIIERIKNSLIEKR from the coding sequence ATGACCATAACACTATTATTAGCTGCTATTTTTTTTATCAGTAATAGCCAAACTACTACTGCTATGCCTCCCAGACTTGATCAATTTGATCATATCGTTACTACAGAACCATGGCTCTTAAAAGATGAATCATCACCACATATTGATCGTAAAAAAATTATTAAAAACAATGCTCTAATGCCCGAAGCTTGGTATCTTCACCTTTATCAACTTATGAAAGATACCCATGAACTTTTTACTCTTTACAAACTTGAGTATTGGATACAAGGTGGTACATTACTTGGCACAGTTCGTCACAAAGGCATTATTCCCTGGGACGATGATATTGATATCAATCTCAAATTGGACGACAAAGAATTATTTATTTCGCTAATCCCTCTCTTAGAAACACTTGGCTACGAAGTATCACCTGTATGGTTTGGATATAAAATTGCAGCTCATGAAGTGTTTACGTTCGGTGATAAAAAGGGAGCTCCATGCATAGACATTTTTTTCACCATAGAAAAAGATGGAAAAGTTTACTATGACAAACATTGGATGAAAAGAGACGATGAACCAATTTATATAACAAAAGAAGAACTGTATCCCTTAAAAATTTATTCTTTTGGTGAAACAATAACTTTAGGACCAAATAATCCCGTTCCTTATCTTAATGCATCATTTTCACCAGACTGGCCCCACTACGCCAGAATATGGAACCATTTTTCTCACATTCAAGAAGAACGAGAACTCACTCAAGATGATATGATTGCTGCACAACCAACAGGACCTCTTCTTGATCGGGTATTGACCAATCCAATGAATTCTATTCGTATATACGCAAGCATGGTAGGTGACTTATTCCATTATGGACACGTAACATTTCTTAAGCAAGCACGTACTTTAGGTACTCACCTTATAGTAGGAATAATACCTGATGATGTAGCAACTACATATAAAAGACAACCAATTTTACGACAAGAAGAACGCATAAAAGTAATCTCTGGGTGTCAATATGTTAATGAAATCATTGCCAATGCACCACTTGCTATTACTAAAGATTTTATTGCACAACATAATATTGATTTTGTGGTTCATGGAGATGATTTTACACAAGAGCAACTTCAAACGTACTTCGCTGACGCAATTGCTCTTAATATCATGCGCATAACTCCCTACACAAAAGGAATCTCTACTACTCAGATCATTGAGAGAATAAAAAACAG